A genomic segment from Saimiri boliviensis isolate mSaiBol1 chromosome 14, mSaiBol1.pri, whole genome shotgun sequence encodes:
- the CACTIN gene encoding splicing factor Cactin, producing MGRDTRSRSRSAGRRGRRQRSQSGSRSRSRSHGRRNRRRREDEGRHRRRRRSRDRRSDSEEEPWQRSGMRSRSPPKSRWRPRDGSSQSDSGEEPSRDQWSRRRRRRRRRRARSWSPGSSASSSASPRRSQSPRAAAAALSQQQSLQERLRLREERKQQEELMKAFETPEEKRARRLAKKEAKERKKREKMGWGEEYMGYTNTDNPFGDNNLLGTFIWNKALEKKGISHLEEKELKERNKRIQEDNRLELQKVKQLRLEREREKALREQELEMLQREKEAEHFKTWEEQEDNFHLQQAKLRSKIRIRDGRAKPIDLLAKYISAEDDDLAVEMHEPYTFLNGLTVADMEDLLEDIQVYMELEQGKNADFWRDMTTITEDEISKLRKLEASGKGPGERREGVNASVSSDVQSVFKGKTYNQLQVIFQGIEGKIRAGGPNLDMGYWESLLQQLRAHMARARLRERHQDVLRQKLYKLKQEQGVESEPLFPILKQEPQSPGRSLEPEDAAPTPPGPSSEGGPTEAEVDGSAPTEGDGDGDGDGDGEGEGEGEGEAVLMEEDLIQQSLDDYDAGRYSPRLLTAHELPLDAHVLEPDEDLQRLQLSRQQLQVTGDASESAEDIFFRRAKEGMGQDEAQFSVEMPLTGRAYLWADKYRPRKPRFFNRVHTGFEWNKYNQTHYDFDNPPPKIVQGYKFNIFYPDLIDKRSTPEYFLEACSDNKDFAILRFHAGPPYEDIAFKIVNREWEYSHRHGFRCQFANGIFQLWFHFKRYRYRR from the exons ATGGGTCGGGATACGCGCTCGCGCTCCCGGTCCGCGGGTCGCCGAGGCCGGAGGCAGCGGAGTCAGAGCGGGAGCCGAAGTCGGAGCAGGAGCCATGGTCGGCGAAACCGGCGGCGCCGGGAGGACGAGGGACGACACAGACGGAGACGGCGGAGCCGGGATCGCAG GTCAGATTCAGAAGAAGAGCCGTGGCAGCGCTCAGGGATGCGAAGCCGGAGCCCCCCGAAGTCCCGATGGCGCCCAAGGGATGGGTCCTCTCAGTCGGACTCGGGAGAGGAGCCGTCGCGGGACCAGTGgtctcggcggcggcggcggcggcggcggcggcgggcgcgcTCCTGGTCCCCGGGCTCCTCGGCGTCCAGCTCTGCATCTCCGCGGCGATCCCAGAGCCCCCGGGCCGCCGCGGCCGCCCTGAGCCAGCAGCAGAGCCTGCAGGAGCGCCTGCGGCTGCGCGAGGAGCGGAAGCAGCAGGAGGAGCTGATGAAGGCCTTCGAGACGCCCGAGGAGAAGCGCGCGCGGAGGCTGGCGAAGAAGGAGGCCAAGGAGCGCAAGAAGCGGGAGAAGATGGGCTGGGGCGAGGAGTACATGGGCTACACCAACACCGACAACCCCTTCGGCGACAACAACCTGCTGGGCACCTTCATCTGGAACAAG GCGCTGGAGAAGAAGGGGATCAGCCATCTGGAGGAGAAGGAGCTGAAGGAGCGGAACAAGAGGATCCAGGAGGACAACCGGCTGGAGCTGCAGAAG GTGAAGCAGCTCCGGCTGGAGAGGGAGCGGGAAAAGGCCCTGCGCGAGCAGGAGCTGGAGATGCTGCAGCGGGAGAAGGAGGCGGAGCACTTCAAGAcgtgggaggagcaggaggacaacttccacctccagcaGGCCAAGCTGCG CTCCAAGATTCGCATCCGCGACGGGCGGGCCAAGCCCATTGACCTGCTGGCCAAGTACATCAGCGCTGAGGACGATGACCTGGCTGTGGAGATGCACGAGCCCTACACGTTCCTCAACGGCCTCACCGTGGCCGACATGGAGGACCTGCTGGAGGACATCCAG GTCTACATGGAGCTGGAGCAGGGCAAGAATGCAGACTTCTGGCGTGATATGACCACCATCACCGAGGATGAGATCTCCAAGCTCCGCAAGCTGGAGGCCTCGGGCAAGGGGCCAG GTGAGCGCCGCGAGGGGGTCAACGCCTCCGTCAGCTCCGACGTGCAGTCGGTGTTCAAGGGGAAGACCTACAACCAGCTGCAGGTCATCTTCCAGGGCATCGAGGGCAAGATCCGCGCCGGCGGCCCCAACCTGGACATGGGCTACTGGGAGAGCCTCCTGCAGCAGCTGCGTGCCCACATGGCTCGGGCCCG GCTGCGCGAGCGCCACCAGGACGTGCTGCGGCAGAAGCTGTAcaagctgaagcaggagcagggcGTGGAGAGCGAGCCGCTGTTCCCCATCCTCAAGCAGGAGCCCCAGTCCCCCGGCCGCAG CCTGGAGCCTGAGGACGCGGCCCCTACCCCGCCCGGGCCTTCCTCGGAGGGCGGCCCcacggaggccgaggtggacggctCAGCCCCTACAGAGGGCGACGGCGACGGGGACGGCGACGGTGATGgcgagggcgagggcgagggcgagggcgagGCAGTGCTCATGGAGGAGGACCTGATCCAGCAGAGCCTGGATGACTATGACGCCGGCAGGTACAGTCCGCGGCTGCTCACGGCGCACGAGCTGCCACTGGACGCGCACGTGCTGGAGCCGGATGAGGACCTGCAGCGCCTGCAGCTCTCGCGCCAGCAGCTCCAGGTCACGG GAGACGCCAGCGAGAGCGCCGAGGACATCTTCTTCCGGCGGGCCAAGGAGGGCATGGGCCAGGACGAGGCGCAGTTCAGCGTGGAGATGCCGCTCACCGGCAGGGCCTACCTGTGGGCCGACAAGTACCGGCCGCGGAAGCCGCGCTTCTTCAACCGCGTGCACACGGGCTTCGAGTGGAACAAGTACAACCAGACGCACTACGACTTCGACAACCCGCCGCCCAAGATCGTGCAGGGCTACAAGTTCAACATTTTCTACCCCGACCTCATCGACAAGCGCTCCACGCCCGAGTATTTCCTGGAGGCCTGCTCGGACAACAAGGACTTTGCCATCCTGCGCTTCCACGCGGGGCCGCCCTACGAGGACATCGCCTTCAAGATCGTCAACCGCGAGTGGGAGTACTCGCACCGCCACGGCTTCCGCTGCCAGTTCGCCAACGGCATCTTCCAGCTGTGGTTCCACTTCAAGCGCTACCGCTACCGGCGCTGA